From Polaribacter butkevichii, a single genomic window includes:
- the scpA gene encoding methylmalonyl-CoA mutase — translation MKPDFSDIKINSAVKQTAATSDNQDVWNTPEGIPVKKHFTKEDIAKAEHLGYAAGVPPFLRGPYSAMYAMRPWTIRQYAGFSTAEESNAFYRRNLAAGQKGLSVAFDLATHRGYDSDHPRVTGDVGKAGVAIDSILDMEILFDQIPLDKMSVSMTMNGAVLPIMAFYIAAARKQGVPLDQLSGTIQNDILKEFMVRNTYIYPPLPSMRIIGDIFDYTTKNMPKFNSISISGYHMQEAGATADIELAYTLADGMEYIRTGLKSGLKIDEFAPRLSFFWAVGMNHFMEIAKMRAARMLWAKIIKTFNPKNPKSMALRTHSQTSGWSLSEQDPFNNVARTCVEAMAATLGGTQSLHTNALDEAIALPTDFSARIARNTQIFIQDETQMTKSVDPWAGSYYVEYLTQEIAKKAWALIEEVEELGGMAKAIETGVPKLRIEEASARKQARLDSGQDILVGVNKFKTTEKSNIEILEVDNTVVRDSQIARINKMKAERNSELVATKLKALEDCAGTGKGNLLELAVEAAENFATLGEISDALEVHFGRHKADTKLISGVYGKEVKSDDTFARAQKLTDKFAEIEGRRPRVMIAKMGQDGHDRGAKVVASSFADLGFDVDMGSLFQTPEEVAKQAIENDVHFVGASSLAAGHKTLIPQLIGELEKLGRPDIMVFAGGVIPAQDYDYLLERKVAAIFGPGTVISESAITIMEKYLEQE, via the coding sequence ATGAAACCAGATTTTTCAGATATTAAAATAAACTCAGCAGTAAAACAAACTGCTGCAACTTCAGATAATCAAGATGTTTGGAATACTCCTGAAGGAATCCCCGTAAAAAAACATTTTACAAAAGAAGATATAGCCAAAGCAGAACATTTAGGTTATGCGGCTGGTGTGCCTCCTTTTTTAAGAGGACCATATAGTGCCATGTATGCAATGCGTCCTTGGACCATTCGTCAATATGCAGGATTTTCTACAGCAGAAGAGTCAAACGCTTTTTACAGAAGAAACTTAGCGGCAGGTCAAAAAGGACTTTCAGTTGCTTTTGATTTAGCTACCCACCGGGGTTATGATTCAGATCACCCACGTGTAACTGGTGATGTTGGTAAGGCAGGTGTTGCCATCGATTCTATTTTAGATATGGAAATTTTATTCGATCAAATTCCGTTAGATAAAATGTCTGTTTCTATGACCATGAATGGGGCTGTATTGCCAATTATGGCTTTTTATATAGCAGCGGCAAGAAAGCAAGGTGTACCTTTAGATCAACTCTCTGGAACCATTCAGAATGACATTCTAAAAGAATTTATGGTGCGTAACACATATATTTATCCACCATTACCTTCTATGAGAATTATTGGTGATATTTTTGATTATACCACTAAAAACATGCCTAAATTCAACTCAATTTCTATTAGTGGTTACCACATGCAAGAGGCTGGTGCAACTGCAGATATTGAATTGGCTTATACATTAGCAGATGGTATGGAGTATATTAGAACTGGATTAAAATCTGGTTTAAAAATTGATGAATTTGCGCCTCGTTTATCATTCTTCTGGGCTGTTGGTATGAATCATTTTATGGAAATTGCAAAAATGCGTGCTGCACGTATGCTTTGGGCAAAAATTATAAAAACGTTCAATCCAAAGAATCCAAAATCAATGGCTTTGCGTACGCATAGTCAAACCTCTGGTTGGAGTTTAAGTGAGCAAGATCCTTTTAATAATGTTGCTAGAACTTGTGTAGAAGCAATGGCTGCTACTTTGGGAGGAACGCAATCTTTACATACAAATGCCTTGGATGAAGCGATTGCGTTACCAACAGATTTCTCAGCAAGAATTGCACGTAATACGCAAATCTTTATTCAAGATGAAACGCAAATGACCAAATCGGTAGATCCTTGGGCAGGTTCTTATTATGTAGAATATTTAACGCAAGAAATAGCTAAGAAAGCCTGGGCACTCATCGAAGAAGTTGAAGAACTTGGTGGTATGGCAAAAGCCATTGAAACTGGAGTGCCAAAATTACGTATCGAAGAAGCATCTGCTCGTAAACAAGCTCGTTTAGATTCTGGTCAAGATATTTTAGTAGGGGTAAACAAGTTTAAAACTACAGAAAAATCAAATATTGAAATTTTAGAAGTTGATAATACAGTTGTTAGAGATTCTCAAATTGCGCGTATCAATAAAATGAAAGCAGAACGTAACTCTGAGCTAGTTGCTACTAAATTAAAAGCTTTAGAAGACTGTGCAGGAACAGGTAAAGGTAATTTATTAGAATTGGCTGTAGAAGCTGCAGAAAATTTTGCTACTTTAGGTGAAATTTCTGATGCTTTAGAAGTTCATTTTGGAAGACATAAAGCGGATACTAAATTAATAAGTGGGGTGTACGGAAAAGAAGTAAAAAGTGATGATACGTTTGCCAGAGCGCAAAAATTAACAGATAAGTTTGCAGAAATAGAAGGACGTAGACCAAGGGTTATGATTGCAAAAATGGGTCAAGATGGGCACGATAGAGGAGCAAAAGTGGTGGCTTCTAGTTTTGCTGATTTAGGTTTTGATGTAGATATGGGGTCTTTATTTCAAACACCAGAAGAAGTTGCTAAACAGGCCATTGAAAATGATGTGCACTTTGTTGGAGCATCTAGTTTGGCTGCTGGTCATAAAACGTTAATTCCTCAATTAATAGGAGAATTAGAAAAATTAGGAAGACCAGATATTATGGTTTTTGCTGGTGGGGTAATACCTGCACAAGATTATGATTATTTGTTAGAAAGAAAAGTAGCAGCCATTTTTGGTCCTGGTACTGTAATTTCTGAATCTGCGATTACAATTATGGAAAAATACTTAGAGCAAGAGTAA
- the meaB gene encoding methylmalonyl Co-A mutase-associated GTPase MeaB, which translates to MKNYKPKKRLPTQAYIDGILRGDRVILSRAITIIESNLESDKKLAKEIVQEILPNSGKSIRIGITGVPGVGKSTFIEVFGLYLVKQGHKVAILSIDPSSQRSKGSILGDKTRMEELSVLQEAYIRPSASGDTLGGVSNKTGETMLLCEAAGYDVILIETVGVGQSETAVHGMTDFFLLLMLAGAGDELQGIKKGIMEMADMVVINKADGDNITMSNLAKRQYQNALHIFPASESGWTPVASTASAIKNIGISKVWDEILKFKKLVDENGYFIKNRNHQQIKWMYNNINEELKQLFYGSNNIKNELSTLEKDIVTAKISPVKAAQQIIDQFKKSF; encoded by the coding sequence ATGAAAAACTATAAACCAAAAAAAAGATTACCTACACAAGCATATATAGATGGTATTTTAAGAGGAGATAGAGTTATTCTGTCTAGAGCAATTACAATCATTGAAAGTAATTTAGAAAGTGATAAAAAACTAGCAAAAGAAATTGTTCAAGAAATACTACCAAATTCGGGTAAATCAATTCGTATTGGTATTACAGGTGTTCCTGGTGTTGGTAAAAGTACCTTTATAGAAGTATTTGGCTTGTATTTAGTAAAACAAGGACATAAAGTAGCTATTTTATCTATAGATCCTAGTAGTCAGCGTTCTAAAGGAAGTATTTTAGGCGATAAAACTCGCATGGAAGAATTATCTGTTTTACAAGAAGCCTACATTAGACCGTCTGCCTCTGGCGATACTCTAGGAGGTGTTTCTAATAAAACTGGTGAAACCATGTTACTTTGTGAAGCTGCAGGTTACGATGTTATTTTAATAGAAACCGTTGGTGTTGGGCAATCGGAAACTGCTGTACACGGTATGACCGATTTCTTTTTATTATTGATGCTTGCTGGTGCTGGTGATGAGCTGCAAGGAATAAAAAAAGGAATTATGGAAATGGCAGATATGGTGGTTATTAATAAAGCCGATGGCGATAATATTACCATGAGTAATTTGGCTAAAAGACAATACCAAAATGCATTGCATATTTTTCCTGCATCAGAATCTGGTTGGACTCCCGTTGCAAGTACCGCTTCAGCCATAAAAAACATTGGAATTTCTAAAGTTTGGGACGAAATTTTAAAATTTAAAAAGCTAGTTGATGAAAATGGTTACTTTATAAAAAACAGAAATCATCAACAAATAAAATGGATGTATAATAATATTAATGAAGAATTGAAGCAGTTGTTTTATGGTTCTAATAATATTAAAAATGAACTTTCTACATTAGAAAAAGATATTGTTACCGCTAAAATATCACCTGTAAAAGCAGCGCAACAAATTATAGATCAATTCAAAAAATCTTTTTAA
- a CDS encoding methylmalonyl-CoA mutase family protein, producing MSNKNKPLFSDFPPVSTEQWMERVHVDLKGADFDKKLVWKNLTGINFQPCYNLENEITQLKNTGENSQSLVNYRSIAACCGKSGNDLALKAIEEGINGIIFQMITNVSVEELLNGIDLDKISVSFKLYNNAITFTKELVAFAKGKNLKGYIDTDLISSYVTTGVFNEKLIEVTAELVKLTTDFPNFKVLTISGTEYLDSGANQVQEIAYTLNSLVFLTEKLTEKGVSVQAIFDNLNFNLAIGLEYFVEIGKFRAFNNLLAEVAAKYAVAEFKNTITAKTSIWSKSITDAETNLLRCTTEAMAAILGNVDGVLIDAYDKEFKSSSDFSSRIAGNITTILREESYFGKVSNPVDGSYYIEEVSSKIAEKALELFKEIEKNGGFYTAFENETIQQQIAEIRLKKLKLISQRRTPMVGINKYPNLMEKVAADLLSKKEDTTNSKVLTPRRASLEIEAMRRVTEELVAETNVRPIVQLASYGNLNMRKARAAFAYDFIGVSGFDVHQEESFASATVAATESAKSEAQVVVICSSDQDYDETALDFVKTFRAINTEKVLLLAGAPKNMDELTAAGLDGVVNMRSDVLVTLSAIQKKVQKILKTLEV from the coding sequence ATGAGCAATAAAAATAAACCACTTTTTTCTGATTTCCCTCCAGTTTCTACTGAGCAGTGGATGGAAAGAGTGCATGTAGATTTAAAGGGAGCTGATTTTGATAAAAAACTAGTTTGGAAAAATCTAACGGGTATTAATTTTCAACCTTGTTACAATCTTGAAAACGAAATTACACAACTTAAAAATACCGGAGAAAATTCTCAATCATTAGTTAATTATAGAAGTATTGCAGCTTGCTGTGGTAAATCTGGAAACGATTTAGCTTTAAAAGCAATAGAAGAAGGTATAAATGGTATCATTTTTCAAATGATAACCAATGTATCTGTAGAAGAACTTTTAAATGGTATAGATTTAGATAAAATTTCGGTATCATTTAAATTATATAACAACGCAATTACTTTCACTAAAGAATTAGTAGCTTTTGCAAAGGGTAAAAACTTAAAAGGATATATTGATACAGACCTAATTTCTAGTTATGTAACAACTGGTGTTTTTAATGAAAAACTTATAGAAGTTACTGCAGAGTTGGTAAAATTAACAACAGATTTTCCAAACTTTAAAGTACTTACAATTTCTGGAACGGAATATTTAGATTCTGGTGCAAACCAAGTTCAAGAGATTGCTTATACGTTAAATTCATTAGTGTTTTTAACAGAAAAACTTACAGAAAAAGGAGTTTCTGTTCAAGCTATTTTCGATAATTTAAATTTCAATCTGGCTATTGGACTAGAGTATTTTGTTGAAATAGGTAAATTTAGAGCATTTAATAATTTGTTAGCAGAAGTAGCTGCCAAATATGCTGTTGCAGAGTTTAAAAATACAATAACTGCAAAAACGTCTATTTGGAGTAAGTCTATTACAGATGCAGAAACCAATTTATTGCGTTGTACAACAGAAGCAATGGCGGCAATATTGGGTAATGTAGATGGTGTTTTAATAGATGCTTATGATAAAGAATTTAAAAGTTCTTCTGATTTTTCAAGTAGAATAGCTGGTAATATTACTACTATTTTAAGAGAAGAATCTTACTTTGGTAAAGTTTCAAACCCGGTTGATGGTTCGTATTATATCGAAGAAGTTAGTTCTAAAATAGCAGAAAAAGCTTTAGAATTATTTAAAGAAATAGAAAAAAATGGTGGCTTTTATACGGCTTTCGAAAACGAAACAATTCAACAACAAATTGCAGAAATTCGTTTAAAAAAGTTAAAATTAATAAGTCAACGTAGAACACCAATGGTTGGTATTAATAAGTATCCTAACTTAATGGAAAAAGTGGCTGCAGATTTACTTTCTAAAAAAGAAGATACCACTAACTCTAAAGTATTAACTCCAAGAAGAGCTTCTTTAGAAATAGAAGCAATGCGAAGAGTAACAGAAGAGTTAGTTGCAGAAACAAACGTACGTCCAATTGTACAATTAGCAAGTTATGGTAATTTAAACATGCGTAAAGCAAGAGCAGCTTTTGCGTATGATTTTATTGGTGTAAGTGGTTTTGATGTTCATCAAGAAGAAAGTTTTGCAAGCGCTACAGTGGCTGCTACAGAAAGTGCAAAATCAGAAGCGCAAGTTGTCGTTATTTGTAGTTCAGATCAAGATTACGATGAAACAGCATTAGACTTTGTTAAAACATTTAGAGCTATAAATACAGAAAAAGTATTGTTGTTGGCAGGTGCACCAAAAAACATGGACGAATTAACAGCTGCTGGTTTAGATGGTGTTGTTAATATGAGATCAGATGTATTGGTAACACTTTCAGCGATTCAGAAAAAAGTTCAAAAAATCTTAAAAACCTTAGAAGTATGA
- a CDS encoding LysR family transcriptional regulator: MVNLEWYRTFKEIYENGTLTKASIALYASQPGVSVHLNALEAYVGKKLFERTSRKMIPTEDGKFLYEYIIESLKKLETAEQHFKRTTQEKNPSLNIGMCSEMFQLIIEPEIPKLDFDLVARFGAHTDLIKDLNNGILDLVITPKKQHEKKSLVEYTPFSKERIILIAGNKTDTTKIQEHLKSNNLNKLEHELLKNTWYSSSNEMEHFRRFWFENFNKKPAFKPNYILPNITSIIRCLHNSNGLALVPDFLCQKQILRNEINLVWEGKVKTENTLYFASRTDLKYKKELDTIKTIFTSKMK, translated from the coding sequence ATGGTGAATTTAGAATGGTACAGAACATTTAAAGAAATATATGAAAACGGAACTTTAACCAAAGCATCGATTGCTTTATATGCTTCTCAACCCGGAGTTAGTGTACATTTAAATGCTTTAGAAGCCTATGTTGGTAAAAAATTATTTGAACGGACTTCAAGAAAAATGATTCCAACAGAAGATGGAAAATTTTTATATGAGTATATTATTGAATCTTTAAAAAAACTAGAAACAGCAGAACAGCATTTTAAAAGAACAACTCAAGAAAAAAATCCATCTTTAAATATAGGAATGTGTTCAGAAATGTTTCAACTTATTATTGAACCTGAAATACCCAAACTAGACTTTGACTTAGTAGCTAGATTTGGAGCGCATACCGATTTAATAAAAGACCTTAACAACGGTATTTTAGATTTAGTAATAACACCTAAAAAACAGCATGAAAAAAAATCTTTAGTAGAATATACTCCGTTTTCAAAAGAAAGAATCATATTAATAGCTGGCAATAAAACAGATACAACCAAAATACAAGAACACCTAAAATCTAACAACTTAAACAAATTAGAACACGAACTACTTAAAAACACTTGGTATAGTTCATCTAACGAAATGGAACATTTTAGACGTTTTTGGTTTGAAAACTTCAATAAAAAACCAGCCTTTAAACCCAACTATATTTTACCAAATATCACTTCTATTATTAGGTGTTTACACAATAGCAACGGACTTGCACTCGTGCCAGATTTTTTATGTCAAAAACAAATTTTAAGAAACGAGATAAATTTAGTTTGGGAAGGAAAAGTAAAAACCGAGAACACTTTATATTTTGCATCAAGAACAGATTTGAAATACAAAAAAGAATTAGATACAATTAAGACTATATTTACATCAAAAATGAAATAA
- a CDS encoding acyl-CoA desaturase, whose product MAVVIFIIVLWYGGLFFQSFFLHRYAAHQVFTMSKTMEKITFILTWIFQGSSYLSAYGYGIMHRMHHAYTDTEKDPHSPSYDANMFAMMWKTKTIYQDINEQRIAIDDRFTKNVPQWKTFDAFAGSRFSRILWIAFYILFFVFFVTSWWQWLLLPIAFLMAPIHGVIINWFGHIYGYVNFKMKNTSKNLFHFDFLMMGEGYHNNHHKHASSPNFGVKWHEIDMTYLIIRVLDFLGLIKLKAIKVKK is encoded by the coding sequence ATGGCAGTCGTTATTTTTATTATAGTGCTTTGGTATGGAGGTTTGTTTTTTCAATCTTTCTTTTTACACCGTTATGCAGCACACCAAGTATTTACCATGTCTAAAACCATGGAAAAAATCACCTTTATTTTAACGTGGATTTTTCAAGGATCTAGTTATTTAAGTGCTTACGGATACGGAATTATGCACAGAATGCATCATGCGTATACAGATACAGAAAAAGACCCACACTCTCCTTCTTACGATGCAAATATGTTTGCAATGATGTGGAAAACAAAAACTATTTATCAAGATATAAATGAGCAACGTATTGCTATTGATGATCGTTTTACTAAAAATGTACCTCAATGGAAAACGTTTGATGCTTTTGCTGGTTCTCGTTTTTCTCGTATCCTTTGGATTGCATTTTACATTTTATTCTTTGTTTTCTTTGTAACTTCTTGGTGGCAGTGGTTATTATTACCAATCGCTTTTTTAATGGCACCTATTCACGGAGTTATCATTAATTGGTTCGGACATATTTATGGCTATGTAAACTTCAAAATGAAAAATACCAGTAAAAACCTTTTTCATTTCGATTTTTTAATGATGGGAGAAGGTTATCATAATAATCACCATAAACATGCAAGTAGCCCTAATTTTGGTGTAAAATGGCACGAAATAGATATGACGTATTTAATTATAAGAGTTTTAGACTTTTTGGGTTTGATTAAACTGAAAGCCATCAAAGTAAAAAAATAA
- a CDS encoding NAD(P)H-dependent oxidoreductase: MKNIFIINGSHPFAHSGGRFNETLFNTTVSYFDSREEFEVKCTQVGDTYNAKEEVEKFKWADLVIYHTPIWWFQIPFGFKKYIDEVFTEGHQNGIYKSDGRSRLNPDINYGTGGLLHGKKYILTTSWNAPKTAFTLENEFFNQKSVDDGVMFGFHRMNAFTGMELLGTHHFHDMEKNADVPLELNNYSTFLNDLMMNQ; this comes from the coding sequence ATGAAAAATATATTTATAATTAACGGAAGTCATCCATTTGCACATTCTGGTGGAAGATTTAACGAAACTCTTTTTAATACTACTGTTTCATATTTTGATTCGCGTGAGGAGTTTGAAGTAAAATGTACACAAGTAGGCGATACTTATAATGCAAAAGAGGAGGTGGAGAAATTTAAATGGGCAGATTTAGTCATTTATCATACGCCAATTTGGTGGTTTCAAATTCCTTTTGGGTTTAAAAAATATATTGATGAAGTTTTTACAGAAGGTCATCAAAACGGAATTTATAAAAGCGATGGAAGAAGTCGATTAAATCCAGATATTAACTACGGAACAGGCGGATTACTGCATGGAAAGAAATATATACTTACTACAAGCTGGAATGCTCCTAAAACAGCATTTACTTTAGAAAATGAGTTTTTTAATCAAAAAAGTGTGGACGATGGTGTTATGTTTGGGTTTCACAGAATGAATGCTTTTACAGGAATGGAATTGTTAGGCACACATCATTTTCACGATATGGAAAAAAATGCAGATGTTCCTTTAGAATTGAATAATTACAGTACTTTTTTAAATGATTTAATGATGAACCAGTAA
- a CDS encoding erythromycin esterase family protein yields MKKLILTCFLLFVNFIQSQELRTIELLQPKSKELNDLSFLKDELKEKQIVMLGEQTHMYGNIFEMKARVVEYLHKELGFTTIAMESSMYDIWKMNKRGFKSKDFNNAIWGVWSNTLEFQRVVNYIDKNNLKVIGFDSQVNNTSQFVEDFYDYCESQNITLKLDEDDFGIIIEGVLENVTVEEDDIKYKIYEKELNRIITQIKKLEDNDTNYYWKQFTKSLLACSQDAYYNKEEILTTDFGNKNYNIRDKQMADNLLSYINKNPNEKIICWADNIHTINDNSSIKKPIAKEFISMGSYIKKELKDKSYSLATIHANDSLLDLGTKKWHATPIKKSSFEYELSNLNKPYLFVTSNQKEMQSIKETRLLNFVDFTNARLDQLHDGYIYFKNATLPKLEIPIDSVNVSNKQQDLGKKIEQIEIGKNVILKGQLIDKESKEPIPFATIILKNEEIYRVADENGFYQLPIKKTMMENASVEISSMGFETRTIRLKELKDKTYFNQKFQTLNEVVITSFLSPKTVLKKAILNKKINHPTKPFNFYRYGKVLINKNDINELDLELITKDYDYGYLSPYVITQRVEQIKWNNNNNPKKYKYSSEFFSYRQNAIRYANILHKRKYKKFNLKFVKSDNPIDETTYIISFQTERNKWNYTNKPYPTEYSGRIYIDKKTFAIVKVVENWKTTLKSEEIEKHFKGYESYKRFIKAKQIIIKEENTCTYSDIYNDGKYYATKYFNRSYEEIQNIDDKIENRVLEMDSDLYDFELNNVEEIEYEFRKMEQTVLNRVEYDKTFWNSFYERKKKEKSK; encoded by the coding sequence ATGAAAAAATTAATTCTTACTTGTTTTCTTCTTTTTGTAAACTTTATACAATCTCAAGAATTAAGAACAATAGAACTTCTTCAACCAAAATCAAAAGAACTTAATGATTTATCATTCCTAAAAGATGAATTAAAAGAAAAGCAAATTGTAATGCTTGGAGAACAAACTCATATGTATGGAAATATATTTGAGATGAAAGCAAGAGTTGTTGAATATCTACATAAAGAATTAGGATTTACAACTATTGCAATGGAATCTTCAATGTATGACATTTGGAAAATGAACAAAAGGGGTTTTAAATCTAAAGATTTTAACAATGCAATTTGGGGAGTTTGGTCAAATACTTTAGAATTTCAGAGAGTAGTTAATTATATAGATAAAAACAATTTAAAAGTTATTGGCTTTGATTCTCAAGTAAATAATACTTCTCAATTTGTAGAAGATTTTTATGATTATTGCGAAAGTCAAAATATAACTTTAAAATTAGATGAAGATGATTTCGGAATTATTATCGAAGGTGTTTTAGAAAATGTAACAGTTGAAGAAGATGATATTAAATATAAAATTTACGAAAAAGAGCTTAACAGAATTATTACACAAATAAAAAAGCTAGAAGACAACGATACTAATTATTATTGGAAACAATTTACAAAAAGTCTTTTAGCTTGTTCACAAGATGCATATTATAATAAAGAAGAAATTCTTACAACAGACTTTGGTAATAAAAATTATAATATTAGAGATAAACAAATGGCTGACAACCTATTGAGTTACATCAATAAAAATCCGAATGAAAAAATTATTTGTTGGGCAGATAATATTCATACTATCAATGACAATTCAAGTATAAAAAAACCGATTGCAAAAGAATTTATTTCAATGGGTTCATACATTAAAAAAGAACTGAAAGACAAATCCTATAGTTTAGCAACAATTCATGCAAATGATTCACTTTTAGATTTAGGAACAAAAAAATGGCACGCAACACCTATTAAAAAAAGTTCATTTGAATATGAATTGAGTAATTTAAATAAACCTTACTTGTTTGTAACTTCAAATCAAAAAGAAATGCAATCAATAAAAGAAACAAGATTATTAAACTTTGTCGATTTTACAAATGCTCGATTAGACCAATTACACGATGGTTATATATATTTTAAAAATGCGACATTACCAAAATTAGAAATTCCAATTGACAGCGTAAATGTTTCTAATAAGCAACAAGATTTAGGAAAAAAAATAGAACAAATTGAAATAGGTAAGAATGTTATTCTAAAAGGTCAACTTATTGACAAAGAAAGTAAAGAACCAATTCCATTTGCTACCATAATCTTAAAAAATGAAGAAATTTACAGAGTTGCAGATGAAAATGGTTTTTATCAATTGCCAATTAAAAAAACTATGATGGAAAACGCAAGTGTTGAAATTTCATCAATGGGCTTTGAAACTCGCACTATTCGATTAAAGGAACTAAAAGATAAAACCTATTTTAATCAAAAGTTTCAAACGTTAAATGAAGTTGTTATAACTAGCTTTTTATCACCAAAAACAGTATTAAAGAAAGCAATTTTAAATAAAAAAATAAATCACCCAACCAAGCCTTTTAATTTTTATAGATATGGTAAGGTTTTGATAAATAAAAATGACATAAATGAATTAGATTTGGAGTTAATAACAAAAGACTATGATTATGGTTATTTATCTCCTTACGTTATAACACAAAGGGTTGAACAAATAAAATGGAACAATAATAATAACCCGAAAAAATATAAATATTCTTCTGAGTTCTTCTCTTATCGTCAGAATGCTATTCGTTACGCAAATATCTTACACAAAAGAAAATATAAAAAATTCAATTTAAAATTTGTAAAATCAGACAATCCAATAGATGAAACTACATATATTATTTCATTCCAAACAGAAAGAAATAAATGGAATTACACAAATAAACCTTATCCAACAGAGTATTCTGGCAGAATTTATATTGATAAAAAAACATTTGCAATTGTAAAAGTTGTAGAAAATTGGAAAACAACTTTAAAATCTGAAGAAATTGAAAAACACTTTAAAGGATACGAAAGTTATAAACGCTTTATAAAGGCAAAACAAATAATCATTAAAGAGGAAAATACTTGTACTTATTCTGATATTTATAATGACGGAAAATATTACGCAACTAAATATTTTAATAGATCTTATGAAGAAATACAAAACATAGATGACAAAATAGAGAATAGAGTTTTAGAAATGGATTCCGACCTTTATGACTTTGAGCTAAATAATGTTGAAGAAATAGAATATGAATTTCGTAAAATGGAACAAACAGTATTAAATCGCGTAGAATATGACAAAACCTTTTGGAATTCATTTTACGAACGAAAGAAAAAAGAAAAATCTAAATAA
- a CDS encoding acyl-[acyl-carrier-protein] thioesterase, with the protein MIFENYFDKQFELRYFEMNKLGLATPTTMLALLEETAAEHSHAIGLSLFNLLNKNVGWILVSGMLQMDRYPNYKEKITIRTWLSSYSSIKGYRENIIFDAQNNIIGSAKGLWVFFDIEKRRPILIFNEIKERWSCFSKESIYGDIKKKINPVDSADYTNHFRVNRYDTDTNKHVNNIRYLQWVLESIPEDISENYFLHKIDGRFMAEAAYGDTVISLTEKGKKENYFTHTIKIKSSDKVCATAKTIWKKY; encoded by the coding sequence ATGATTTTTGAAAATTATTTTGATAAACAGTTTGAATTAAGATATTTTGAAATGAATAAACTAGGACTAGCAACACCTACCACAATGTTGGCCTTATTAGAAGAAACTGCTGCAGAACATTCTCATGCTATAGGACTTAGTTTATTTAATCTTTTAAATAAAAATGTTGGTTGGATTTTAGTTTCTGGGATGCTACAAATGGATCGTTATCCCAATTATAAAGAAAAAATAACCATTAGAACTTGGTTGTCTAGCTACTCCTCTATAAAAGGTTATAGAGAAAATATTATTTTTGATGCACAAAACAATATCATTGGCAGTGCAAAAGGCTTGTGGGTTTTCTTTGATATTGAAAAAAGAAGACCGATTCTGATTTTTAATGAAATTAAAGAACGATGGTCTTGCTTTAGTAAAGAATCCATATACGGAGATATTAAGAAAAAAATAAATCCGGTTGATAGTGCAGATTATACCAACCACTTTAGAGTAAATCGCTATGATACCGATACAAATAAACATGTAAATAATATTAGATACTTGCAGTGGGTACTTGAATCCATACCAGAAGACATCTCTGAAAATTATTTTTTACATAAAATTGATGGACGCTTTATGGCAGAAGCAGCATATGGAGACACTGTTATATCATTAACAGAAAAAGGTAAAAAAGAAAATTATTTTACACATACGATCAAAATTAAAAGCAGTGATAAAGTTTGTGCTACTGCTAAGACTATTTGGAAGAAATATTAA